One part of the Streptomyces ferrugineus genome encodes these proteins:
- a CDS encoding sensor histidine kinase: MSPRTGPRRRLGSIRLSLILLALVPSVTLAAVWSVTTIQMFSEGLGLRSQTGLSKSTGAMGTEATLALQRERSFSAVWLATRQEPARTALDAQRAQTDRAVAKLLSQSDEIQRAPARVRDRMYSVVASVSSLEYYRAQVDNPTDIPAAQALEQYTSIIDDQIHAFQELSQVDDGDLTSQAGPLVSLEHAAELMSQEDALLTLASPERKMDEKAWTDFAELVNTRRWLVEDQILPSLSGKAKTETEKILRSPEWRTLERVEDRVLAARASAGAGGDIAVPDAQREWRKALVQVSDEYGVLIRQQTAALLQRSGDEARALLIKAASLSAGGLLALLLCVGMSWRITRSLSRRLRGLREATLGLAQERLPDVVARLDRGETVDVELATPPLDYGHDELGQVAKAFNTAQRTAVHTAVELADTRRGFQKVILGIARQSQNLVNLQLTKLDALERAHQDPEVLKGLYELDSTASQLRRYEENLVIISGERPGRSWSEPVALIDILRSAVGEVAEYQRVEVHTEEEVHLAPPAVADVIHLLAELIENATLYSPAPAPVGVRAAMVAKGLAVEVEDRGLGMSEEDYASFNAQLSEPPQFDVVALADDLRLGMFVIAQLARRHGIAVTLRSSPYGGTTAIVLIPHDVVVRDVPAPERDDVEHAGAPEPEEPVRESRPVAPARSAPATEPRLDGLSPLPRRVPQTSLAAELREEAQPAEEDGDTDDFTAERAASSLACFQRGTLQARDADDEDPDAPEAPDLRVPAGRRAHDDAVHEEPPTAAPAPSAASPTSSTPPADRS; the protein is encoded by the coding sequence ATGTCTCCACGGACAGGTCCCCGGCGCCGCCTCGGCTCCATCCGTCTCTCCCTGATCCTGCTGGCGCTGGTGCCCAGCGTCACGCTCGCCGCCGTCTGGAGCGTGACGACGATCCAGATGTTCTCGGAGGGTCTGGGGCTGCGCTCGCAGACCGGGCTGAGCAAGTCGACCGGCGCCATGGGCACCGAGGCCACGCTCGCCCTCCAGCGGGAGCGCAGCTTCTCGGCCGTATGGCTCGCCACCCGCCAGGAACCGGCCCGCACCGCGCTGGACGCACAGCGCGCCCAGACCGACAGGGCGGTCGCCAAGCTGCTCTCGCAGTCGGACGAGATCCAGCGGGCCCCCGCCCGGGTCAGGGACCGGATGTACTCGGTCGTCGCGTCGGTGAGCAGCCTGGAGTACTACCGGGCCCAGGTGGACAACCCCACCGACATCCCCGCCGCACAGGCACTGGAGCAGTACACGTCGATCATCGACGACCAGATCCACGCCTTCCAGGAGCTCTCCCAGGTCGACGACGGCGATCTCACCTCGCAGGCCGGTCCGCTGGTCTCCCTGGAGCACGCGGCGGAGCTGATGTCCCAGGAGGACGCGCTGCTGACGCTGGCCTCGCCGGAGCGGAAGATGGACGAGAAGGCGTGGACCGACTTCGCGGAGCTGGTGAACACCCGGCGCTGGCTCGTCGAGGACCAGATCCTCCCCTCGCTTTCCGGGAAGGCGAAGACGGAGACCGAGAAGATCCTGCGCAGCCCCGAGTGGCGGACGCTGGAGCGCGTCGAGGACCGGGTGCTCGCGGCGCGGGCGTCGGCGGGTGCCGGCGGCGACATCGCCGTACCGGACGCGCAGCGGGAGTGGCGGAAGGCGCTGGTCCAGGTCTCGGACGAGTACGGGGTGCTGATCCGGCAGCAGACGGCCGCGCTGCTGCAGCGCAGCGGTGACGAGGCGCGCGCCCTGCTGATCAAGGCCGCGTCGCTGAGCGCGGGCGGTCTGCTCGCGCTGCTGCTGTGCGTCGGGATGTCCTGGCGGATCACCCGCTCGCTGTCCCGGCGGCTGCGCGGACTGCGGGAGGCCACGCTGGGTCTCGCCCAGGAGCGGCTGCCCGACGTGGTGGCCCGGCTGGACCGGGGCGAGACGGTCGACGTGGAGCTGGCCACCCCGCCGCTGGACTACGGGCACGACGAACTCGGTCAGGTGGCCAAGGCGTTCAACACCGCGCAGCGCACCGCCGTGCACACCGCCGTCGAACTCGCCGACACCCGGCGCGGCTTCCAGAAGGTCATCCTGGGCATCGCCCGGCAGAGCCAGAACCTGGTCAACCTCCAGCTCACCAAGCTGGACGCGCTGGAACGCGCACACCAGGACCCCGAGGTGCTCAAGGGCCTGTACGAACTGGACTCCACCGCCAGCCAGCTGCGCCGCTACGAGGAGAACCTCGTCATCATCAGCGGTGAGCGCCCCGGCCGCAGTTGGAGCGAGCCGGTCGCGCTGATCGACATCCTGCGCAGTGCCGTGGGCGAGGTCGCCGAGTACCAGCGGGTGGAGGTGCACACCGAGGAGGAGGTGCACCTGGCGCCGCCCGCGGTGGCCGACGTCATCCATCTGCTGGCCGAGCTCATCGAGAACGCCACGCTGTACTCGCCCGCTCCGGCGCCGGTCGGGGTGCGGGCCGCGATGGTGGCCAAGGGGCTGGCCGTGGAGGTCGAGGACCGCGGTCTCGGCATGTCGGAGGAGGACTACGCCTCGTTCAACGCCCAGTTGTCCGAGCCCCCGCAGTTCGACGTGGTGGCGCTCGCCGACGACCTCAGGCTCGGCATGTTCGTGATCGCCCAGCTCGCCAGGCGGCACGGCATCGCGGTCACGCTGCGCTCCTCGCCGTACGGCGGCACGACGGCGATCGTGCTGATCCCGCACGACGTCGTGGTGCGGGACGTGCCGGCGCCGGAGCGCGACGACGTGGAGCACGCCGGGGCGCCCGAACCGGAGGAGCCGGTACGGGAGTCCCGCCCGGTCGCCCCGGCCCGCAGCGCGCCCGCCACCGAACCGCGCCTGGACGGCCTGTCCCCGCTCCCCCGGCGGGTGCCGCAGACCAGCCTGGCCGCCGAGCTGCGCGAGGAGGCCCAGCCCGCCGAAGAGGACGGCGACACCGACGACTTCACCGCGGAGCGCGCCGCCTCCTCCCTCGCCTGCTTCCAGCGGGGGACGCTCCAGGCCCGCGACGCCGACGACGAGGACCCCGACGCGCCCGAGGCCCCGGACCTGAGGGTCCCGGCCGGTCGGCGGGCGCATGACGACGCCGTCCACGAGGAGCCGCCCACGGCCGCCCCCGCCCCGTCCGCCGCCTCTCCCACGTCCTCCACTCCGCCCGCCGACCGCTCATGA
- a CDS encoding ABC transporter substrate-binding protein — translation MTSTASRSRSLRNHPGAAAVALAATAALLAGCSSSDDKSDPLAGDGASGDTVVVGSNNFAESILLADIYGEALKAKGIKVTYKPNIGSRETTYGLLRNGSITVLPEYNGSLLAYLDPKARQESADAVNEAVKGKLDSKLTLLESSPAENKDSVSINAETAKEHGLTADSGLEDLKDIAPDLVLGGSPEFQTRHQGLKGLESEYGLKFKSFKALDAGGPLTQAALTKNTVQAADIFTTDPTIAKEGFVVLKDPKNLFGFANVTPLVYKSGLDEEGVDALNAVSAKLDTKTLLDLDSQVQLENKDPLDVAKAWLKSAGLG, via the coding sequence GTGACTTCCACCGCTTCACGCAGCAGGTCCCTCAGGAACCATCCCGGCGCGGCCGCCGTCGCGCTCGCCGCCACGGCGGCGCTGCTGGCGGGATGTTCCTCCTCCGACGACAAGTCCGACCCGCTCGCCGGGGACGGGGCGAGCGGCGACACCGTCGTCGTCGGCTCGAACAACTTCGCCGAGTCCATCCTGCTCGCCGACATCTACGGCGAGGCCCTCAAGGCCAAGGGCATCAAGGTCACCTACAAGCCCAACATCGGCAGCCGTGAGACGACGTACGGCCTGCTCAGGAACGGCTCCATCACCGTCCTGCCGGAGTACAACGGCTCGCTGCTCGCCTACCTCGACCCCAAGGCGCGGCAGGAGTCGGCCGACGCCGTGAACGAGGCGGTCAAGGGCAAGCTGGACTCGAAGCTGACGCTGCTGGAGTCCTCGCCGGCCGAGAACAAGGACTCCGTCAGCATCAACGCCGAGACGGCGAAGGAGCACGGCCTGACCGCCGACTCCGGCCTCGAGGACCTCAAGGACATCGCCCCGGACCTGGTGCTCGGCGGCTCACCCGAGTTCCAGACCCGGCACCAGGGCCTGAAGGGCCTGGAGTCCGAGTACGGCCTGAAGTTCAAGTCGTTCAAGGCGCTGGACGCGGGCGGCCCGCTGACCCAGGCGGCGCTGACGAAGAACACCGTGCAGGCGGCGGACATCTTCACCACCGACCCGACCATCGCCAAGGAGGGCTTCGTCGTCCTGAAGGACCCGAAGAACCTGTTCGGCTTCGCCAACGTGACCCCGCTGGTCTACAAGAGCGGCCTCGACGAGGAGGGCGTCGACGCGCTCAACGCGGTCTCGGCCAAGCTGGACACCAAGACGCTCCTCGACCTGGACTCCCAGGTCCAGCTGGAGAACAAGGACCCGCTCGACGTGGCCAAGGCCTGGCTGAAGTCGGCCGGTCTGGGCTGA
- a CDS encoding GTP-binding protein, with the protein MVISGGFGVGKTTAVGSISEIEPLTTEAAITEVAAGVDDLTHTPRKTTTTVAMDFGCLTIDPTLKLYLFGTPGQERFGFMWDDIVQGAVGGLVIVDTRRLDDCYAAVDYFEHKGIPFAVAANAFDGHVEHTLEEIRWALDVTDGVPVVVFDARERGSVRDALLVVLELALSRTQG; encoded by the coding sequence ATGGTGATCTCGGGTGGGTTCGGCGTGGGCAAGACCACCGCCGTGGGCTCGATATCCGAGATCGAGCCGCTGACCACGGAGGCCGCCATCACCGAGGTCGCGGCCGGCGTGGACGACCTGACGCACACCCCGCGCAAGACCACGACCACCGTGGCCATGGACTTCGGCTGCCTCACCATCGACCCGACGCTGAAGCTGTACCTGTTCGGCACGCCCGGCCAGGAGCGGTTCGGGTTCATGTGGGACGACATCGTTCAGGGCGCGGTCGGCGGCCTGGTCATCGTCGACACCCGGCGCCTGGACGACTGCTACGCCGCCGTCGACTACTTCGAGCACAAGGGAATCCCGTTCGCGGTGGCCGCCAACGCCTTCGACGGCCACGTCGAGCACACCCTGGAGGAGATCCGCTGGGCCCTCGACGTCACCGACGGCGTCCCGGTCGTCGTCTTCGACGCCCGGGAGCGCGGCTCGGTGCGGGACGCCCTGCTGGTCGTACTGGAACTGGCGCTGTCGCGCACGCAGGGCTGA
- a CDS encoding roadblock/LC7 domain-containing protein, with product MSTSTGGTPAQAVTPAELKAAAADFTWLLNRFATETAGVVDAIAVSSDGLLIAVSELREPADSERLAAIVSGITSLAAGASGNYGLGGLNKVIIDLEGGHVLVSAIGSGAVLGVVTDKEAKLGNIAYEMTVFANRAGAALSPQLVLELKNSVGASSAR from the coding sequence GTGAGCACGTCGACAGGTGGCACCCCGGCTCAAGCCGTCACGCCGGCCGAACTCAAGGCCGCCGCAGCCGACTTCACCTGGCTGCTGAACCGCTTCGCGACCGAGACGGCCGGCGTCGTGGACGCCATCGCCGTCTCGTCCGACGGTCTGCTCATCGCCGTGTCCGAGCTGCGGGAGCCGGCCGACTCCGAGCGGCTCGCCGCGATCGTCTCCGGCATCACGAGCCTGGCCGCCGGCGCCTCCGGCAACTACGGTCTCGGCGGCCTGAACAAGGTCATCATCGACCTGGAGGGCGGCCACGTCCTGGTCTCCGCGATCGGCAGCGGCGCCGTGCTCGGCGTGGTCACCGACAAGGAGGCCAAGCTGGGCAACATCGCCTACGAGATGACGGTGTTCGCCAACCGTGCCGGTGCCGCGCTCAGCCCGCAGCTGGTGCTGGAGCTGAAGAACAGCGTCGGCGCTTCGTCGGCCCGCTGA
- a CDS encoding roadblock/LC7 domain-containing protein yields MTRPTPATDTQLDQLLTGLVERVADVNHAVVLSEDGLVVSKSTGFLRDDAERLAATASGLMSLSKGVSMDFRGGPVRQALIEMANSYLILTSAGPGAHLVVLTNQGADVGVVAYQMNMLVKKIGEHLSAAPRAHVGPGA; encoded by the coding sequence ATGACACGCCCCACCCCCGCCACGGACACCCAGCTCGACCAGTTGCTCACCGGACTCGTGGAGCGGGTCGCCGACGTCAACCACGCCGTGGTGCTCTCCGAGGACGGCCTGGTGGTGAGCAAGTCCACCGGGTTCCTGCGCGACGACGCCGAGCGGTTGGCGGCGACCGCGTCCGGACTGATGAGCCTCAGCAAGGGCGTCAGCATGGACTTCCGGGGCGGACCGGTGCGCCAGGCGCTGATCGAGATGGCCAACAGCTATCTGATCCTCACCTCCGCCGGACCCGGCGCCCACCTCGTCGTCCTCACCAATCAGGGCGCGGACGTCGGCGTGGTGGCGTACCAGATGAACATGCTGGTGAAGAAGATCGGCGAGCACCTGTCGGCGGCACCGCGGGCGCATGTCGGCCCTGGCGCGTGA
- a CDS encoding ABC transporter permease, whose translation MNLFHFISDFFRDGAHWQGYDGIPTRVGEHVQYTLQALGIAALIALPVGLVTGHYGRGGNALAFIAVAGRALPTFGLLVLMTLMVGFGMVNVMTPLVILAVPPILVTTYEAMRSVDPSPVDAARGMGMSEAGVLFQVELPAALPLILSGLRSGAIQIVSTATIAAYVSLGGLGRYIIDGLYQRDYEKVVGGATLVAAMALATLAVFWALGRFAVSPGVRRHG comes from the coding sequence GTGAACCTGTTCCACTTCATCAGTGACTTCTTCCGCGACGGCGCGCACTGGCAGGGCTACGACGGCATCCCCACGCGCGTGGGCGAGCACGTCCAGTACACCCTCCAGGCGCTCGGCATCGCCGCCCTGATCGCCCTGCCCGTCGGCCTGGTCACCGGCCACTACGGGCGCGGCGGCAACGCCCTCGCGTTCATCGCCGTCGCCGGGCGGGCCCTGCCCACCTTCGGCCTGCTGGTGCTGATGACCCTGATGGTGGGCTTCGGCATGGTCAACGTGATGACCCCGCTGGTGATCCTCGCCGTCCCACCGATCCTCGTCACCACCTACGAGGCGATGCGCTCCGTCGACCCCTCGCCGGTGGACGCCGCGCGGGGCATGGGCATGAGCGAGGCCGGCGTCCTGTTCCAGGTCGAACTCCCGGCCGCGCTCCCGCTGATCCTCAGCGGCCTGCGCTCGGGCGCCATCCAGATCGTCTCCACGGCCACCATCGCGGCCTACGTCAGCCTCGGCGGCCTCGGCCGCTACATCATCGACGGCCTCTACCAGCGCGACTACGAGAAGGTCGTGGGCGGCGCCACCCTGGTCGCCGCGATGGCCCTGGCGACCCTCGCGGTGTTCTGGGCCCTGGGGCGGTTCGCGGTTTCGCCGGGGGTGCGCAGGCACGGCTGA
- a CDS encoding GTP-binding protein has translation MAGSDTTVAAAAPPDTVKILIAGGFGVGKTTMVGSVSEIAPLRTEEPLTAAGLGVDDLDGIEHKRATTVALDFGRITISRELVLYLFGTPGQQRFWFMWNDLAIGALGAVVLVDVRRPESSFAAIDFFERREIPFVVGVNGFYGEHPYPAEDIRDALALPEHVRVLLCDARERESCRDVLIALIDQLIADARKAG, from the coding sequence TTGGCCGGCTCTGACACCACCGTGGCCGCGGCAGCGCCGCCCGACACGGTCAAGATCCTGATAGCCGGCGGCTTCGGTGTCGGCAAGACCACCATGGTCGGGTCGGTCAGCGAGATCGCCCCGCTGCGCACCGAGGAACCCCTGACCGCCGCGGGCCTCGGCGTCGACGACCTCGACGGCATCGAGCACAAGCGCGCCACGACCGTGGCGTTGGACTTCGGCCGGATCACCATCAGCCGGGAGCTGGTGCTGTACCTGTTCGGTACGCCCGGACAGCAGCGGTTCTGGTTCATGTGGAACGACCTCGCGATCGGCGCGCTCGGCGCCGTCGTCCTGGTCGACGTGCGCCGGCCGGAGTCCAGCTTCGCGGCCATCGACTTCTTCGAGCGCCGGGAGATTCCCTTCGTCGTCGGCGTCAACGGCTTCTACGGCGAACACCCCTACCCGGCCGAGGACATCAGGGACGCCCTCGCGCTGCCGGAGCATGTGCGGGTGCTGCTGTGCGACGCGCGGGAGCGCGAGTCGTGCCGGGATGTGCTGATCGCCCTGATCGACCAGCTCATCGCGGACGCCCGCAAGGCGGGTTGA
- a CDS encoding DUF742 domain-containing protein → MSALAREVGGDDSAGRLVRPFTLTGGRTRPSRSDFTLITTVTAVDPPPERAPRPQPEQLRILRRCARPIAVAELAAHLDLPVSVVAIMLCDLLEAGLITVHPPHPVTPRTPDLDLLQKVRDGLGRL, encoded by the coding sequence ATGTCGGCCCTGGCGCGTGAGGTGGGCGGAGACGATTCGGCGGGCCGGCTGGTCCGTCCCTTCACGCTGACCGGGGGACGGACCCGGCCGAGCCGCAGCGACTTCACCCTGATCACCACCGTGACGGCGGTGGACCCGCCGCCGGAGCGGGCACCGCGGCCGCAGCCCGAGCAGCTGCGGATCCTGCGGCGCTGTGCCCGGCCGATCGCCGTGGCGGAGCTCGCGGCCCATCTCGACCTGCCGGTGAGCGTGGTCGCCATCATGCTCTGCGATCTGCTGGAGGCGGGCCTGATCACCGTCCACCCGCCGCACCCCGTCACCCCCCGCACCCCGGACCTGGACCTGTTGCAGAAAGTGAGGGACGGCCTTGGCCGGCTCTGA
- a CDS encoding sensor histidine kinase produces the protein MSTNEEGAPRPRRIRGFAERWPFRRKLNLLVGVPLALVAVLLAYLIADQTAQSRDAADAARLVRESAEVATLVDRLAAEHQQAVLLSVRHEAADGDEPPTAAYRTAQSRVDSQVDRVRDAFGDRLPETEAQALKGVEGLSSLRDTVEQGYLPASNIDPAYTHAAQGLIDGLGLDRNPDLATTFTGNLLDSLLRAGAAHSAFETGVFSASTGDSNALIEFIGAIGSYDEYTHQAERFSRFATEAQSAQLDGIKYTAAQAVISRQYADLQIDPGAVQAGSPAEIRTSLAAALDSYGAYRDQARTRLAITTSLIDQIADQADSTSDTAAWRAVLLLGLALLGFAVWLALAMLVRRSVVRPVQALTDAARQVADVAERELARVADDDAEDDGPPRLREMPVTARDEIGDLAEAFNQVQTTAAALLERQVLSRRNVAEMFGNVGRRVSNLTTRQLALIDTVERGETDPALLERLYSIDHIAVRLRRNADSLMLLAGIHEADLDVGPTSLTNVVRAALGQIEGYQRVELRARTEAVVEPEVIGDLTLMVAELLENAVSFSPQGSPVEVAVSAAGDDAVIVVRDHGLGMSPERLDEENARLIRRERLDLVPTKVLGLFVVGTLARRWEIAVTLSRTPGGGVTAEVTVPAALLVTGSTTGSLATAALAAVAEGGTPQRPGARADAVTGPVPSPTAREDAVPADDGSRPLPRRVSQRAKPRIPDEERAEETAAEDRSPRPDPKPAGEAPAARPLRRRVRGATLRTAADSAERPAVVPRQTPPDLDAEAVRAALDEFEAAVERAHRDSRRDGDHAQHVSPTTPHSHHQNDLPEGAQQ, from the coding sequence GTGTCCACGAACGAGGAGGGCGCACCTCGCCCCCGTCGGATACGCGGCTTCGCCGAACGCTGGCCCTTCCGGCGCAAGCTCAACCTCCTCGTCGGGGTGCCGCTCGCCCTGGTCGCCGTCCTGCTCGCCTACCTCATCGCCGACCAGACCGCGCAGTCGCGCGACGCGGCCGACGCCGCGCGACTGGTCCGGGAGAGCGCCGAGGTCGCCACGCTCGTCGACCGGCTGGCCGCCGAACACCAGCAGGCCGTCCTGCTCTCCGTACGGCACGAGGCCGCCGACGGCGACGAGCCCCCGACCGCCGCCTACCGCACCGCCCAGTCCAGGGTGGACTCCCAGGTCGACCGGGTGCGCGACGCCTTCGGGGACCGGCTGCCCGAGACCGAGGCGCAGGCGCTCAAGGGCGTCGAGGGCCTGAGCAGCCTGCGTGACACCGTCGAGCAGGGCTATCTGCCCGCCAGCAACATCGACCCGGCCTACACCCACGCCGCCCAGGGTCTGATCGACGGCCTGGGCCTGGACCGCAACCCCGATCTCGCGACCACCTTCACCGGCAACCTGCTCGACTCGCTGCTGCGCGCCGGCGCCGCGCACAGCGCCTTCGAGACCGGTGTGTTCTCCGCCTCGACCGGTGACTCCAACGCGCTCATCGAGTTCATCGGCGCGATCGGCTCCTACGACGAGTACACCCACCAGGCCGAACGCTTCTCCCGGTTCGCCACCGAGGCACAGTCCGCGCAGCTCGACGGGATCAAGTACACCGCCGCACAGGCCGTCATCAGCCGGCAGTACGCCGACCTCCAGATCGACCCCGGCGCCGTGCAGGCCGGCTCGCCCGCCGAGATCCGCACCTCGCTCGCGGCGGCGCTCGACTCCTACGGCGCCTACCGCGACCAGGCCAGGACACGGCTGGCGATCACCACCTCGCTCATCGACCAGATCGCCGACCAGGCCGACAGCACGTCCGACACGGCGGCGTGGCGGGCGGTCCTGCTGCTGGGACTGGCTCTGCTGGGCTTCGCCGTGTGGCTGGCCCTGGCGATGCTGGTGCGCCGCTCGGTGGTCCGCCCGGTGCAGGCCCTCACGGACGCGGCACGACAGGTCGCCGACGTCGCCGAGCGGGAGCTGGCGCGGGTGGCCGACGACGACGCCGAGGACGACGGCCCGCCGCGGCTGCGCGAGATGCCGGTGACGGCGCGCGACGAGATCGGTGACCTCGCCGAGGCGTTCAACCAGGTGCAGACCACGGCGGCCGCGCTGCTGGAGCGGCAGGTGCTCAGCCGGCGCAACGTCGCCGAGATGTTCGGCAACGTGGGCCGCCGGGTCAGCAACCTCACGACACGTCAGCTCGCGTTGATCGACACGGTGGAGCGGGGCGAGACGGATCCCGCGCTGCTGGAGCGTCTGTACTCGATCGACCACATCGCGGTCCGGCTGCGCCGCAACGCCGACAGCCTGATGCTGCTCGCCGGCATCCACGAGGCGGACCTCGACGTCGGCCCCACCTCGCTCACCAACGTCGTACGCGCCGCGCTCGGCCAGATCGAGGGCTATCAGCGGGTGGAGCTGCGCGCGCGGACCGAGGCCGTGGTGGAGCCGGAGGTCATCGGCGACCTGACGCTGATGGTGGCCGAACTCCTGGAGAACGCGGTGTCGTTCTCGCCGCAGGGCAGCCCGGTCGAGGTGGCGGTGTCGGCGGCCGGCGACGACGCGGTGATCGTCGTCCGCGACCACGGCCTGGGCATGAGCCCCGAGCGCCTCGACGAGGAGAACGCCCGGCTGATCCGCCGCGAGCGCCTGGACCTCGTGCCGACGAAGGTGCTGGGCCTGTTCGTGGTCGGCACGCTGGCCCGCCGCTGGGAGATCGCGGTCACGCTCTCGCGCACCCCGGGCGGCGGTGTGACGGCCGAGGTGACGGTGCCGGCGGCGCTGCTGGTGACGGGGAGCACGACGGGGTCGCTGGCCACGGCGGCGCTGGCGGCGGTCGCGGAGGGCGGGACGCCGCAGCGGCCGGGCGCCCGTGCCGATGCGGTCACCGGCCCCGTGCCGTCGCCCACGGCGCGGGAGGACGCCGTACCCGCCGACGACGGGTCGCGGCCGCTCCCCCGCCGGGTCTCGCAGCGCGCGAAGCCGCGGATCCCCGACGAGGAGCGTGCCGAGGAAACCGCCGCGGAGGACCGGTCGCCCCGGCCCGACCCGAAGCCCGCCGGCGAAGCCCCCGCCGCACGCCCGCTGCGCCGCCGCGTGCGCGGTGCGACCCTGCGTACGGCCGCGGATTCCGCCGAGCGACCGGCGGTGGTCCCCCGGCAGACCCCGCCGGACCTCGACGCGGAGGCGGTGCGTGCCGCGCTGGACGAGTTCGAGGCGGCGGTGGAGCGTGCGCACCGCGACAGCCGACGCGACGGCGACCACGCACAGCACGTCTCCCCCACGACCCCCCACTCGCACCACCAGAACGACCTCCCGGAAGGAGCGCAGCAGTGA
- a CDS encoding DUF742 domain-containing protein yields MADGTPPPEPDGPDPVGPASAVRPFLLTAGRVADGTDGRSMPVETQVVATPEGLDALDRLSFEQHDIVAVCRLPQSIAEIAARLRLHLNVVRVLAEDLRAEGRLTVHVPDSGVVHDASVLRRVIDGLRAIPDARGVLSDSD; encoded by the coding sequence ATGGCGGACGGCACCCCACCGCCGGAGCCCGACGGCCCGGACCCGGTCGGCCCCGCCTCCGCCGTGCGGCCGTTCCTGCTCACCGCCGGCCGGGTGGCGGACGGGACCGACGGACGGTCGATGCCCGTGGAGACCCAGGTGGTGGCCACCCCCGAGGGGCTCGACGCGCTCGACCGGCTCTCTTTCGAGCAGCACGACATCGTCGCCGTGTGCCGGCTGCCGCAGTCCATCGCGGAGATCGCGGCCCGGCTGCGGCTGCACCTGAACGTGGTGCGGGTCCTCGCCGAGGACCTGCGCGCCGAGGGGCGGTTGACGGTGCACGTACCCGACTCCGGCGTCGTCCACGACGCATCCGTCCTGCGCAGGGTCATCGACGGCCTGCGCGCCATCCCCGACGCACGAGGGGTCCTCAGTGACAGCGACTGA
- a CDS encoding glycoside hydrolase family 43 protein: MSNPSRRHFLGMAATVPLAATGALTLGTGTAHAADSAYAMVYFTESTTMLEADYNLHLAVSTDGLRWTPLNQNNPVATPTLGAKGLRDPFLLRKQDGTFVVIATDLSGTDWTRTSVHIHVWDSADLRTFTGYRLLKLHDMTTTHSWAPEAFWDASRGQYGILYSSVNSSGHNVIMVSYTTDFRTTTSPQVFFDPGYDVIDGNLTVGVNGVNYLYFKRNGTLVGARSTSLAPGSFTPFSTAVNHGGTEAPTVVKSLTGNTWYLWGDTYTPNGVFYVWQTSNLAAGTWTALDQRLYTQPLNSKHCGIHPITSTEYDNLVARWGAPAWNRLKSYNYPARYVRHSGFAGRIDAYPFDPFPDSQWKLVPGLADSSGVSFQSVNYPARYLRHYSYALRLDENDGTSTFAGDATFYRTAGLADASWASFRSYNNPTRYIRHYDYALRIDPVSTTTERQDATFQVGY; this comes from the coding sequence ATGTCGAACCCCTCGCGCAGACACTTCCTCGGCATGGCCGCGACCGTCCCGCTCGCCGCGACCGGTGCCCTCACCCTCGGCACGGGAACCGCCCACGCCGCCGACTCGGCGTACGCGATGGTCTACTTCACCGAGTCCACCACCATGCTGGAGGCCGACTACAACCTCCATCTGGCCGTCAGCACCGACGGCCTGCGCTGGACGCCGCTCAACCAGAACAACCCCGTCGCCACCCCCACCCTCGGCGCCAAGGGCCTGCGCGACCCGTTCCTGCTGCGCAAGCAGGACGGCACGTTCGTCGTCATCGCGACCGACCTGAGCGGCACCGACTGGACCCGCACCAGCGTCCACATCCACGTCTGGGACTCCGCCGACCTGCGCACCTTCACCGGCTACCGGCTGCTGAAGCTGCACGACATGACCACCACGCACAGCTGGGCGCCGGAGGCCTTCTGGGACGCCTCACGCGGCCAGTACGGCATCCTCTACTCGTCGGTGAACAGCAGCGGCCACAACGTCATCATGGTCAGCTACACGACCGACTTCCGTACGACGACCAGCCCCCAGGTCTTCTTCGACCCCGGCTACGACGTCATCGACGGCAACCTCACCGTCGGCGTGAACGGCGTCAACTACCTGTACTTCAAGCGGAACGGCACCCTGGTCGGCGCCCGCTCGACGAGCCTGGCCCCCGGCAGCTTCACCCCGTTCAGCACGGCGGTGAACCACGGCGGCACCGAGGCGCCCACCGTGGTCAAGTCACTGACCGGCAACACCTGGTACCTCTGGGGAGACACCTACACGCCGAACGGTGTGTTCTACGTCTGGCAGACGAGCAACCTGGCCGCCGGCACCTGGACGGCCCTGGACCAGAGGCTCTACACCCAGCCGCTCAACTCCAAGCACTGCGGCATCCACCCGATCACGTCGACCGAGTACGACAACCTCGTCGCCAGGTGGGGCGCCCCGGCCTGGAACCGGCTCAAGTCCTACAACTACCCGGCGCGCTACGTCCGGCACAGCGGCTTCGCCGGCCGGATCGACGCGTACCCCTTCGACCCGTTCCCCGACTCGCAGTGGAAGCTGGTGCCGGGGCTCGCCGACTCCTCCGGCGTCTCGTTCCAGTCGGTCAACTACCCGGCCCGGTACCTGCGGCACTACAGCTACGCCCTGCGCCTCGACGAGAACGACGGCACGTCGACGTTCGCCGGGGACGCCACCTTCTACCGCACGGCCGGGCTCGCGGACGCCTCCTGGGCCTCGTTCCGCTCGTACAACAACCCGACGCGCTACATCAGGCACTACGACTACGCCCTGCGCATCGATCCGGTCTCCACGACCACCGAGCGCCAGGACGCCACCTTCCAGGTCGGCTACTGA